A single genomic interval of Myxosarcina sp. GI1 harbors:
- the rsfS gene encoding ribosome silencing factor: MRNSSSDRLIDLATQNNNLSTTNSQQLAWEIAAAAEDKKAADIVLLKVTDVSYLADYFIVVTGFSQTQLRAISDAIEERVAEKFQQDPIRVSGRAEANWIVQDYGDAIVHIFLPKAREYYNLEAFWGHAERIEFDRIQPEE; this comes from the coding sequence ATGAGAAATTCATCATCAGATAGACTAATCGATCTAGCAACTCAAAACAACAACTTATCAACTACTAATAGTCAGCAGTTAGCATGGGAAATAGCTGCAGCCGCCGAAGATAAAAAAGCTGCCGATATCGTGTTGTTAAAAGTCACGGATGTATCCTATCTCGCTGATTATTTTATTGTAGTTACGGGATTTTCTCAAACCCAGCTAAGAGCAATTTCTGACGCTATTGAAGAGCGAGTGGCAGAAAAATTTCAGCAAGATCCGATTAGAGTCTCGGGTCGAGCAGAAGCTAATTGGATCGTTCAAGACTATGGCGATGCGATCGTCCATATTTTTTTACCAAAAGCCAGAGAATATTACAATTTAGAAGCGTTTTGGGGTCATGCCGAACGCATAGAGTTCGATCGAATACAGCCAGAAGAATAG
- the yqeK gene encoding bis(5'-nucleosyl)-tetraphosphatase (symmetrical) YqeK, which translates to MRDRVIAWLKNNVSSRRLQHILGVEQTCIELARCHNLDTDKAATAGLMHDLAKFFPPDKLLKMAAGDGMSVDEICAANPHLLHAEVGAIVARKEFAIEDSEILAAIANHTLGNSQMSELSCVVYIADVIEPNRGDSIELRNLRKVACQNLYQCVRQSSDYSIKHLLDRAKTIHPRTISMRNWALAKEKQI; encoded by the coding sequence ATGCGCGATCGCGTTATTGCCTGGTTGAAAAATAATGTTTCTAGTCGTCGCCTACAGCATATTTTAGGAGTAGAGCAAACTTGTATCGAACTAGCCCGCTGCCACAATCTCGATACCGATAAAGCTGCAACTGCTGGATTAATGCACGATTTAGCTAAATTTTTTCCTCCAGATAAACTATTGAAGATGGCAGCAGGTGACGGCATGAGCGTCGATGAAATTTGTGCCGCCAATCCTCATTTGCTTCACGCTGAAGTTGGGGCAATTGTTGCCAGAAAAGAATTTGCGATCGAAGACTCGGAAATTTTAGCCGCCATAGCCAATCACACTTTGGGAAATTCTCAAATGAGTGAGTTAAGCTGTGTAGTTTATATCGCTGATGTCATCGAACCAAATCGCGGTGATAGTATAGAGTTGCGAAATTTAAGGAAAGTAGCTTGCCAAAATCTCTATCAATGTGTGCGGCAAAGTAGCGACTATTCGATAAAACACCTGCTCGATCGCGCCAAAACCATTCATCCTCGAACTATTTCAATGCGAAACTGGGCTTTAGCTAAGGAAAAACAAATTTAA
- a CDS encoding ATP-binding protein — protein MKTSQTIQQFEIQVKTKLEELQAVLQWFESLVFPSIPQKMGWQCEVALVEAFTNAVRHAHHNLPETTPIELEVEFFPNFLEMRIWDRGKPFDLNAKLKASELEVNSLEKEGGRGLQFIKKLTDELQYLNLPNRRNCLVMRKKYYEQATIERK, from the coding sequence ATGAAAACAAGTCAAACAATCCAACAATTTGAAATACAGGTCAAAACAAAATTAGAAGAGTTGCAAGCAGTATTGCAATGGTTTGAAAGCTTGGTTTTTCCTTCTATTCCTCAAAAAATGGGCTGGCAGTGTGAAGTAGCATTAGTCGAAGCTTTTACTAACGCAGTACGGCACGCACATCATAATCTACCAGAAACAACTCCAATCGAACTAGAAGTAGAATTTTTTCCTAACTTTTTGGAAATGCGAATTTGGGATCGAGGAAAACCCTTCGATCTTAATGCCAAATTGAAAGCCAGCGAACTAGAAGTTAACTCTCTAGAAAAAGAGGGTGGTAGAGGATTACAGTTTATTAAAAAACTGACTGACGAGTTGCAATACTTAAATTTACCAAATCGCCGTAACTGTCTGGTAATGCGAAAAAAATATTACGAACAAGCAACTATCGAGCGTAAATAA